From Proteiniborus sp. DW1, the proteins below share one genomic window:
- a CDS encoding HIT family protein yields the protein MDSINSGHLLIIPKEHYIDLDDLDEDVATHIMKFAMKATRVLKEIFKPDGYSIMQNGGTFNDVGHYHMHVFPRYKGDGFGWTYSEENGEGQELKQVKDMIINGLSKDIMNTEK from the coding sequence ATGGACTCTATAAATAGTGGACATCTATTGATAATACCAAAGGAACATTATATTGATCTAGATGACTTAGATGAGGATGTTGCTACTCATATAATGAAATTCGCTATGAAAGCTACAAGGGTTCTAAAAGAGATATTTAAGCCTGATGGTTATAGCATAATGCAAAATGGCGGGACTTTTAATGATGTTGGACATTACCATATGCATGTATTTCCAAGATATAAAGGTGATGGTTTTGGGTGGACATACAGTGAAGAAAATGGAGAAGGACAGGAGCTTAAACAAGTAAAGGATATGATTATTAACGGACTTTCCAAGGACATTATGAATACAGAAAAATAG